From the Mycobacterium sp. 155 genome, the window GTCCGTTGGAGCGCGACGGGTTTGCACCCGCGGCTGGGTGAACACCAGACCTTCGCGCTGCGTGCCGACCAGCCCCGCCGCGCGTCGGTCAACGAACGAGGCGGCACCGACGTACTGGTTCCGGGCTACCTGTACCACTATGGGCTGGATGCACGGGCGGCCGGTGTGGCGCTGATGTCGACGTCCAAGGCGGTTGCCGACGCGCTGCGCCCGTTCGATCCGACGATGGATGCCCAGCAGCTGGCCGAGCAGGCCAGCTCGTCGGCCCAGCCGCTGAGCTTGATCACGCTCCGGCAGTCCGATCATGACCATGTGGGCCCGGCCATCGACGCGCTGCCCGGAGTCGTGGTCACGCCGCAGGACGAGATGTTGCCCACTGATGAGACGTTCGCGCCCGCGGTCGTCAACGAGATCAAGAAGGCAGTGGTCGACGACCTTGACGGGCAGGCCGGCTGGCGGGTCGTCACCGTCAACCAGAACGGCGTCGACGTCGACGTCCTCAACGAGGTGCCCGGCAACCCGGCGCCGTCGGTCACCATCAGCCTCGACCGGGCCGTGCAGAACGCCGCCCAGAACGCCGTGAACACCACCGGGCGCAAGGCGATGATCGTCGCGATCAAACCGTCCACCGGGGAGATCCTGGCCGTCGCGCAGAACGGCGCCGCCGACGTCGACGGACCGATCGCGACCACAGGCCTGTTTCCGCCAGGTTCGACCTTCAAGATCATCACCGCGGGCGGTGCGATCGAACGCGATATGGCCAACCCGAACACGCTGCTGGGGTGCCCCGGCACGCTGGAGATCGGCCACCGAATCGTCACCAACTACGACGCGTTCGACCTCGGCGTGGTGCCGATGTCGCGGGCCTTCGCCAATTCCTGCAACACCACGTTCGCCGAGCTGGCGAGCAAGATGCCGCCACGGGCACTGAACGAGGCGGCCGCGCAATACGGCATCGGCCCCGACTACCACGTCGACGGCATCACCACGGTCTCCGGCTCGGTGCCGCCGACTGTCAGCCTCGCCGAACGCACGGAGGATGGGTTCGGTCAGGGCAAGGTGCTGGTCAGCCCCTTCGGAATGGCGCTGGCCGCCGCGACCGTGGCCGCGGGCAAGACGCCGGTGCCGCAGCTGATCGAGGGGCACCAGACAACCATCGACGGCGCCGGCACGCCGATCACGCAGAAGATGGTCGACGGCTTGCGGCCGATGATGCAGTTGGTGGTGACCAACGGCACGGCCAAGGACATCAACGGATTCGGCGATGTGCGCGGCAAGACCGGTGAAGCCGAGTACGACGGCGGCTCACACGCATGGTTCGCCGGCTACCGCGGGGATCTGGCGTTCGCGGCGCTGATCGTGGGCGGTGGTAGCTCGGAGTATGCGGTGCGGATGTGCAAGACGATGTTCCAGGGATTGCCGCCGGACTACCTGGCGTGATCTGCGGTACCTGCGGTAGCGCCAATCCCGGTAGCCTGGACAGGTCATGACCGGGATCAATGAGCAATCGGTGGAGCTGCGTGTCTCGGACGCGGACCGCAATGGCACGTTGCGGCGGCTGCACAACGCCGTCGCGCTCGGTTTGATCGCGATCGACGAATTCGAGGAGCGTTCGGCTCTGGTGTCGCGGGCGCGGCTGCAGGCTGACCTCGACGCGCTGGTGGGGGATCTGCCCGGGCCGGGAGCGGTCGTGACGTCGGCGGCCGACCGGGTCGAGCTGCGCGGCGTCATGGGTTCGCTCAAACGGCACGGCGAGTGGACCGTGCCGACGCGTCTGGCGCTGGTGCGGCGCATGGGTTCGGTCGAACTGGATCTCACCCGGGCTCGGTTCGCCGGACCGATGGTGGTCGTCGAGCTCGACTTGAAGTTCGGCTCACTGGAGATGCGGTTGCCCGAGGGGGCGAGTGCGTCGATCGACGACGTAGAGGTGATCGTCGGCAGTGCCGCCGATCATCGGCGCGACGCACCCGCCGACGGAACCCCGCACGTCATCCTCACCGGCCGCGTGATGTGCGGCTCGGTCGACATCCGTGGCCCACGCAAGAGCTGGTTCGGTCGCGGCACGCACAGCTAGCGCGGGCCGAGCACCGCCGACCTCAGGACGCCCTCCTGCCGGACGGGTCCACTGGTCGCCCGGCGAGTACGGCCGCTCGGTACCCTGACCGGTATGTCTGTACGTTCTGCCTTGCGCCCCGGCGTGCTCTCACCGACCCTGCCGGTGCCCAAGTCGATTCCGCGTCCTGAGTACGCATGGAAGCCGACAGTCCAGGAGGGGAGCGAACCCTGGGTGCAGACGCCCGAGGTGATCGAGAAGATGCGGGTCGCCGGTCGTATCGCGGCCCAGGCCCTGGCCGAGGCGGGCAAGGCCGTCGCTCCCGGCGTGACCACCGACGAACTCGACCGGATCGCCCACGAGTACATGATCGACCACGGTGCTTACCCGTCGACGTTGGGCTACAAGGCATTTCCCAAGTCCTGCTGCACGTCGCTGAACGAGATCATCTGCCACGGCATCCCGGATTCGACCGTGATCGAGGACGGTGACATCGTCAACATCGACGTCACCGCCTATATCGACGGGGTGCATGGGGACACCAACGCGACGTTCCTGGCCGGCGACGTCTCCGAAGAACATCGGCTGCTTGTCGAGCGCACTCATGAGGCCACCATGCGGGCCATCAAGGCCGTCAAACCGGGCCGCGCGCTGTCGATCGTCGGGCGCGTGATCGAGTCATACGCAAACCGGTTCGGCTACAACGTGGTTCGCGATTTCACGGGGCACGGCATCGGCACCACGTTCCACAACGGTCTGGTGGTGCTGCACTACGACCAGCCGGCCGTGCAGTCTGTGCTCGAACCGGGCATGACCTTCACCATCGAACCCATGATCAACCTCGGTGGCCTGGACTACGAGATCTGGGACGACACCTGGACCGTGGCTACCAAGGACGGTAAGTGGACCGCGCAGTTCGAGCACACTCTGGTAGTCACCGAGGACGGTGCCGACATTCTCACCTTGCCGTGACGCTTCTCCCGCGAGCAGACACTGAGGTCCCCTTTTCCTCGGCGTGTCGGGGACTTTCACGTCTCAGTGTCATTGTGAGGGTGCTGTGTTGCGGTGTGTCGAGGTGACAGACCCCGCGTGCGGTGGTTGGTTCCGGATCATCTGGTGTCTGGCTCATTTCGCGTCTGCCGCCCCTTTTTTGGGGGGTTGGCGTTGAGCAGTAGTGCCGGCACCAGATGAGAAGGACCGGACGGCGTGACTTGATAGGAGCGTGGCATCGCCCCGACTGAGAAGTGTCCGCCGCCCGGCCCAACCTCAATACACCCCCTCTTCATGACTGAAGGAGGCAACCACCATGGTTGTTGTTGGAGCCGATGTACACAAGCGCAGCCACACCTTTGTCGCGGTCAACGAGGTTGGACGCAAGCTCGGCGAGAAGACCGTCAAGGCCACCACCGCCGGGCACCACACGGCCATCACGTGGGCGCGCGAGCAGTTCGGCACCGAGCTGATCTGGGGCATCGAGGACTGCCGCAACATGTCCGCGCGCCTGGAACGTGACCTGCTGGGCGCCGGGCAAAAAGTGGTCCGGGTGCCCACCAAGCTGATGGCCCAGACCCGCAAGTCCGCGCGGGTGAGGGGCAAGTCCGATCCGATCGATGCGCTCGCGGTGGCCCGGGCGGTGCTGCGGGANCCCGNCCTGCCGGTGGCGTCTCATGACGAGACGTCGCGGGAGTTCAAACTGTTGACCGATCGCCGTGATGTCCTTGTAGCACAACGTACCTCGGCGATCAACCGGTTGCTCTGGCATGCCCATGACCTCGATCCCGAGCGGGCCGCCGCGGTGGGCTCACTCAGTGCCGTCAAGCAGCAGCAGACGCTCATGGCCTGGCTGACGGAGCTGCCGGGTCTGGTCGCCGAAATTGCCCGCGCAGAGCTGACCGACATCATCCGACTCACCAGCGAGATCAACGCCTTAGCCAAGCGTTTGGCGGCCAGCGCGCACCGGTCCGCCCCGGCGCTGCTGGAGATCCCCGGCTGCGCGGAGCTGACTGCGGCCAAGATCGTCGGCGAAGCCGCCGGCGTCACCCGGTTCACCAGTGAGGCGGCGTTCGCCTGTCACGCCGGAGTCGCGCCCATCCCGGCGTGGTCGGGGGCCAGCGCCGGGCAGATGCGGCTCAGCCGCGCCGGTAACCGTCAACTCAACACTGCCCTCCACCGCATCGCCGTCACCCAGATCCGCATGACCGGCAGCGCCGGGCAGATCTACTACCACAAGCTGGTCGATGCCGGGAAAACCAAAGCCGCCGCCCGGCGCTGCGTCAAACGCCGCATCGCCCGCCGCGTCTACCAAGCCCTCCGCCGCGACGCCGGCCACCCCGACCACCAAACCCCCAGTCAGCCGCCACAATCAGCAGCGGCTTGACATAGGAGCTATTGCTCGCCATCTTTCCAGAACTGGATTCTCGATCTGTAGGTCTCGCGCCGCTATCCCGTCGGACAGGTCCCGGCCGCCTCGCGCAGCACCGCAGCCGAAGGCGCATCGACGGGTAATCCGTAACCACGCAGTACCGCGACGAATGCCACGGCGTACTGGCACCAGAACGCGTGGTTGGGCGGCATCCAATGGGCCGGTTCCTGGTCGCTCTTGTCCTGGTTGGCCCGTCCCTGCACAGCCAGCAGGTTGGCCGGGTCGTTGGCGAACCGCAACCGCATGTCGTCGGTCCAGTCGCGGGCGCCCAGATCCCAGGCCAGTGCCAACGGCACGATGTGGTCGATCTGGACCGAGGCACCGACCTGGTTGCCACGGACGAAAGCCACGACGGAGTTGGTGTAGGGATCGTGGAGGGTACCGGTCGCGACAGCGGTGGGGCACCGCTTGATCGCGACGTACGTCTTGTCGGCGAGATCGCGGTTGAGGATGTCGTTGCGGGTGTCGCAGCCGTTGTGCCCACCGGGCGCACCGTTGTCGTCGTCCCAGGCCTCGCCGAACGCCGCGCGGCGATAGTCGTTGCCGCGCAGCCGAACCGGAATCTCAGGGATTCCGCCCAGCACATCGATTCCTGCCGCGAGGGTCGGCGTGCCGGCTTCTGCGACGAACCGGCTGGATCTCTGCGCAGACTGCGTCACCTGAACGGCGACGATGACCGTCAATGCCACCGCGACCGCCAGCCACGCCAGCCGGTTCATGATTTGTCCAGGTACTCGACCCGGTCAGTCTCCACGAACTGGGCCGCCAGCAGGCCCATCCCGGCGTTGTTCGGGTCTTGCTCATAGAACGATTCGCAGTATTCCCGGGCATCGGTGATCACCTCCAGATGCTCGCGCAGCGACAGGAAGCGCAGATTGATGGTCCGCCCGGACTGGTTGAGCCCTAAGACATCTCCTTCACGACGTTCGTCGAGGTCGAGATCGGCGAGGGCGAAACCGTCGAGTGTGGCCGCGACGGCCTTGATCCGCTCCCCCGCTTTGGAGGATTCCGGCAGCCGGGTGGCCAGTAGGCACAGGCTCGGGTGCTGGCCGCGGCCTATCCGGCCGCGGAGCTGATGCAGCTGACTGATGCCGAACCGGTCGGCGTCCATCACCACCATCACCGTGGCGTTGGGCACGTCGACACCGACCTCGATCACAGTGGTGCACACCAGGACGTCGAGTTCGCCGGCCCGGAAAGCCGACATCACCGCATCTTTCTCGTCGCCGGGCAGCCGACCGTGCATGAGACCCAGGCGCAGCCCCGACAGTGGACCGCGCTGCAGCCCGTCGAACAGATCGATAACGGTGACCGGGGGCGGACCAGCCTGCCTGCCGTCTTTTGACTCCTTGGTGTCCTTGTCGGATTCGTCGATGCGTGACGCCACCACATAGGCCTGGCGACCGGCGGCGACCTCCTCGCGGATCCGCGCCCACGCGCGATCCAGCCATGCCGGCTTCTGTGACACGAAAATGGTGTTGCTGGTGATGGGTTGACGACCGCGGGGCAGTTCACGCAGTGTCGACGTTTCCAGATCGCCGTACACGGTGAGCGCGACGGTGCGCGGGATCGGGGTGGCCGTCATCACCAGCAGGTGCGGGGTATAACCCTCACGGGCCTTGGCGCGCAACGTGTCCCGCTGTTCCACGCCGAACCGGTGCTGTTCGTCGACCACCACCATGCCGAGGTTCGCGAATTCCACCGCGTCCTGCAGCAAGGCATGGGTGCCGATCACGATGCCGGCCGCGCCGGAGACGACCTCCTCGCGCACCTGTCGCTTCTGCGCCGCCGACATCGATCCGGTCAGCAACGCCACCCGGGTACCGTGCTCGGCGCCGCCGAGCTCGCCAGCCATCGCCAGCGGCCCCAGTGCCTCGCGCACGGACCGGGCATGTTGGGCGGCAAGCACTTCCGTGGGAGCCAGCAGTGCGCACTGATAGCCGGCATCGACCATCTGCAGCATCGCCAACAGCGACACGATGGTCTTGCCGGAGCCGACCTCACCCTGCAGCATCCGGTTCATCGGGCGGGTCGAGGCCAGTTCGGCCGACACCACGTCGAGCACCTCACGCTGGCCCACCGTCAGCTCGAACGGCAGCGTCCGCAACAACTCGGCGGCGAGTCCATCATCGGTCCACGGCGCCTGCATACCCGACTCGCTCAATTCGCCGTGGCGCCGGGCCACCAGGCCCCATTGCAGCCCGATCGCCTCGTCATAGGTCAGCCGTTCGGCGGCCCGGTCGCGCTGCGTCGCGTTCTCGGCCAGGTGAATGGCCCGCAGCGCCTCGTCTTCGGACATCAGATTCCGTTGTCGGACAAAAGATTCCGGCAGGGGGTCGGGTACCGGGTCGAGGACGTCGAGCACCTGGCGCACGCAGGAGTAGATATCCCAGCTCTGCACCTTGGCGCACGCCGGATAGATCGGGAAGAACTCTCGCTCGAAGGCGGCCAGCATGTCATCGCCGCTGGCCCCGGAAGCCGTCGCGATGGTTTTCAACGACTTGGTACCGAACTGCTTACCCGACGGTGAGTCGAGCACCAGGAACGCCGGATGGTCCAGCTGCAGGGTGTTGCGGAAGTACTTGACCTCACCGGAGAGCATCAGCCTGGTGTCGACCGGAAGCTTGTCCATCATCCACCCCGCATTGAAAAACGTTGCGGTGACGGCCGGCCGGTGCTTGCCGAGCGTGACACGCAGCCACTTGCGGGTCTTCTGCCGCCCGGTCTTCTTGTCGAAGACCGGCTTCATGGTCCCTTCTTTGGTCTCGGTGACGACCTCGATGAAGGTGACGTGTTCACCCTCTTCCAGATCGAGGGCCTCACCTTCACCGCGGACCGTCATACCGTCGCTGTACTTGCGGGGATAGTGCCGGAGCAGATCGTTGACGGTACGGATACCGAAGTGCTCCTCGAGCGGCTTGGCCGACTTGGCTCCGATCACCAGGTCGAGCCGGTCGGAGAGGCCGGCCACTACTCGACTCCGATCAGCAGGGCATCGCCGCGGTGTCCGGTGTGGTAGGTCACCAACTCGGCCCCGAGATGCTTGCTGTGCACGTGCTCCTGCAGTGCTCGGCCCACGTCGCAGGTGACTCCGTCGCCGGTCAACACTGTGATGAGCTCACCGCCGGCCATCAGTAGCAGATCGATGAGCCCGGCGGCCGCGGCCGTGATGTCTGGGCCGACGATCAGCACTTCGTCGCCGGCAATGCCGAGTCCGTCTCCGGGCTTGCAGGTACCGGCCCAGGTCAGGGCCTCCTCAGTGGCTACCCGCACGGCGCCGTGCCGCATCCCCGCGGCCGCGCGGGCCATGGCGTAACCGTCGTCGACGGCCTGACGAGCACCGTCGTGGACAGCCAGCGCAACTAGCCCCTGCACCATGGAGGCGGTCGGCACCGGCACCACGTCGATACCCCAGCCAATGGCTGCTGTACAGCCCGCAACAAGCTCCTCGGCAGCGACGTACCCGTTGGGCAGCACCATCACCTGTGCGGCCCCGGTGTCGACGAGAGCCCGCAGCAGCTGCTTGGCGCTGATCGGCTCAGCGTCCCGGGACCGCAATATCGCCGCCCCCTCACCGGCGAACAGCTCGGCACCACCGTCACCGTCGACCACCGCCAGCACCGCCCGCTCCCGCGACCAGCCAGCGGCGGGGATCGCCCCGACACCGCCCAGCAGTGCCGTGATCTGGATACGGCTGAGCGTCCCGACCGCCAACCCCGCCTCGACGGCCGCTCCGGCATCGTCGACGTGGACGTGGACCGAGTACTCGGTACCTCCGAAAGTGGCGATGGTCACCGACTCGCCCAATTGCTCCAGCCCGGCGCGCAGCTCTTCGACGGCGCCGGAGCCGCATCCGCTGAGCAGATACATCACCTCGAACTGTGGCGGGGCCGCGGTGGCGGTGACGGTGCGAGTCGGTTGAGCCGATGGTTGATACGCCGGCCGGTGCGGCGCGCATCCCGCGATCGTGGACGTCATCGCGTCCAGCAGGACCAGCAGACCGCGGCCACCGGAATCGACCACGCCGGCCTCGGCAAGCACGTCGAGCTGATGTGGCGTCCGGTCCAGCGCCGCGGCGGCGGCTTCTGCTGCGGCCACGCTGACCGCGGCGATATCGGCTCCGTCGGCGGCGCAGTGCTCGGCGGCGCCCGCGGCCGCCTGCAGAACCGAGACGATGGTGCCCGAGACCGGCTCGTCCATGGATGCGACCACGAGTGCGACGGCGTGTCGCAGGGCCGCGCCAAACAGCACACCGTCGATATCGGCCAGATCCCCGGCGCGCTGTACCGCGGCGGACGCAATCACCTCGGCAACCGCCGACAAGATCTGCGAGAGGATCACCCCGGAGTTTCCGCGTGCTCCCTGCAGCGCGCCCGCAGCCAGCGCGGCTGCCACCTGCGCAACGTCGCCGGCCGGTTCCGCATCCACTTGCACCCACGCCGAACGCATCGTGAACAGCATGTTTGTGCCGGTATCGGCGTCGGGCACCGGGAACACATTGAGCCGGTTGATCTCGTCTGTGTGCGCAATCAGGTCTTCGACGGCAGTGTGCGCCCACGCCCGCAGAGCGGAGGCATCGAGCCGGCGAGCAGCCATCGAACCCCCTCCAATCCCGAGCCGTTCCAGCCGAGAACAGGCACCGCGCGGCGTGGCCGCTGTGCGCGTCAGCCTAGCCAGTGCCAGCGACAATGCTGATCAGAGCACCGGGCCCTGTGCACAACCTGACATGCTGTTGATCGACGATTTTGGCGATACCCTGGCCGGCCGGTATTCTGATCGGGTTGTCGGGTCGAGCCGCGTTGATTTGCGGTGACCAGGCCCAGACCCCCAAGTACTGATTTCGAGGAGTTGTTGATATGGCTGCCGTGTGCGATATCTGCGGGAAGGCGCCGGGATTCGGCAAGTCGGTGTCGCATTCGCATCGGCGGACCAGCCGGCGCTGGGATCCGAACATCCAGTCGGTGCGTGCTGTGGCGCGCCCGGGCGGCAACAAGCAGCGCGTGAACGCCTGCACCTCCTGCATCAAGGCCGGCAAGGTCTCGCGCGGCTGAGCGCTTGCGCGAAGACGAGAACCGGCACGGCTGAGCTGGTTAGCCAGTAGCGCTGGCGTCGTCGGCTGATCGTGGGGCCGGCAGGGTACTTGAGTTCTCATCGCTTGTTTGTCCGACTCCTGTACGGATGCGCCTGTACGTTAGCGCTGGCTTCGGCGTTGATGGCCTGCGGGGGCAGCAAGTCCGGCGATCAACGGCCAACGGGTCTACCACGCGGGAGACCTCGGGCACCCGCCCTGTCGCCGAGCCGACCTAGCAGACGACAGTATCGCTGACGCCAACGGTCGTTCCGGAAGAAACCACCCCGGGCGACGGGAACGGCACCATCGTGATTCCGTCGCGGTCCGTCACTCCTGCACCTCCGACGATTCCTGGGTCGCCCGGAACGCCATGAGCAAGAATGCCTTCAGGGCAGCCGCCAGTCGATCGGCTCGGCACCCTTCTGCTGCAGCAGTTCGTTCGCGCGGCTGAACGGCCGAGATCCGAAGAATCCGCGCGATGCCGACAACGGTGATGGGTGCGGGGACTCGATGGTCGCGCAATCACCTTCGGCCAGCATCGGTTTCAGGGTCGACGCATCGCGCCCCCACAACACCGCCACCATCGGCTGCTGCCGAGCCACCAATGCCCGGATCGCGCATTCCGTGACCGCTTCCCATCCCTTGCCCCGATGCGACGCCGGGGTGCCAGGCCGCACGGTGAGCACTCTGTTGAGCAGCAGCACGCCCCGCTGCGCCCACGGTGTCAGATCACCGGTACTGGGCTGGGGGTAACCGAGATCCTCGGTGTACTCGGTAAAGATGTTGGCCAGGCTGCGCGGCAGCGGCCGCACGTCGGGGGCAACTGAGAAACTCAGGCCCACCGCATGCCCGGGCGTCGGGTAAGGGTCCTGTCCCACAATCAGCACCCGCACCTGGTCGAATGGAAAACTGAAGGCGCGCAGGACATTCTGCCCGGCCGGCAGATAACGTCTGCCGAAGCTGAGTTCTTCGCGAAGAAACTCCCCCATCTGCGCCACCTGCGGGCCTACCGGCTCAAGAGCCCGCGCCCAGCCTGCCTCGACAAGTTCACTCAGAGGCCGTGCCGTTGTCGAACTGCTCGCGTCCGCCGTCATCATTTGGCTCCTCGCGTCCGCCGTCATCATTGGCTCCTCGCGTCCGCCGTCATCATTGGCTCCTCGCGTCCGCCGTCATCATTGGCTCCTCGCGTCCGCCGTCACAAAAACCAACTTAGCGTGAGCCGTTAATCGAACGACTGCCATCCCGGTTTTCCCGCCCACGCGTCACCGTCGACCAGGACACGCGCCGGACCGTCGATCACCCGGCCGATCACCCGCCACCCGTCCGGCACAGATCCGGCGAAGGTCGCCACCAGCGCATGGTCCTCGCCACCGCCGAGCACCCACTCCAACGGGTCGGCACCGATGACCGACGCAGCGGCGGCAACCGCGGCGCAGTCGGCGGCGAGCGCGTCGGCGCACAGGTCGATGACGACCCCCGAAGCCGTGGCGATGTGGCCGAGATCGGCGAGCAACCCGTCGGACACATCGGTCATCGAGGTGGCACCGGCGCGGGCTGCGACCGCCCCTTGACCGTACGGCGGCACAGGCACCAAATGCCGTCGCCGCAACTCTGGGTACTGATCAATACCGTTGTGCCACAGTGCATATCCCGCCGCCGATTGCCCCAGCTCGCCGACCACCGCGACGGTGTCACCGGCGCGGGCGGTACTGCGCAGCACCGGGGACCGACCTTCGAGATCACCTAGGACCGTGACCGATATAACCCACAACGGAGCCCGCACCAAATCACCGCCGACGATGCCCGCACCGAGCCGGTGTGCTTCGTCCCACATCCCGTCGGCGAGTTCGACAGCCGCCGTGCTGGCGGTGTCGGCGGGTGCGCCGAACGCGACGACAAACGCCGTGGCCCGTGCACCCATGGCTTCGATGTCGGCGGCGTTCTGCGCGATGGCCTTGCGCCCGATATCGTGTGGCGCCGACCAGTCCAGCCGGAAATGACGGTCCTGCACCAACATGTCGACCGATACTGCGGTGCGGCCGTCATCGGCGCGCACCACCGCGGCGTCATCGCCGGGTCCCAGCGCCACCGTCGCGGGCTGTTCCCGCCCCGCCACCAACCGGTCGATGACGGTGAACTCGCCTACCCCCGCGAGAGTGTCCGGACTATTCTCGCCGGCCATATCGCCTCCTGCTGGTCGCCGCTGTGCCCTGAAACACCGGGCGGCCCTGCGGTACGTTTGGTGCCTGCGGCGACTGAGTCTATGCATGGATACGGAGGAGACAGCGGGTGGTAGAGGCTTACATGCTGATCCAAACCGAGGTGGGTCGCGCCGAGGTCGTCGCCAAGCATCTCGCGACGCTCCCCGGCGTGCAGTCGGCGGAGTACGTCACCGGACCCTACGACGTGGTGCTGCGTGTCGGCGCGGCCACGTTGGCCGCCTTGCAGTCCGACGTGGTCCCGAATGTACAGCAGGTCGCCGGAATCACCCGGACCCTGACCTGCCCGATCGCCGACGGAGCACAGCCATAGAGTTGGCGGCGTGACCGACCAGCAGACCAACGATGGCCCACCCCGTACCCTGCTCATCGCAGCAGTTGTGGTGGCGGTGTCGGTGTTGATCACCGTGCTCGGGATCGCAGCGGCACATCAGCGTTCCCCGGAACACCCGCCGGTGGCGATCTCCTCGGTCCCGGCTCCGCAGGCCAACAGCCCCGAATGCAGCGCCCTGCTCGACGGCCTACCCGAACAGCTGGGCGACTTCCTGCGTGCGCCGACCGTCGACCCCACTCCGGTGGGCACGGCGGCGTGGCAAGGCGAGTCAGGCACCGAACCGGTCGTCCTGCGGTGCGGGTTGGAACGGCCCGGCGACTTCATCGTCGGCGCTCCAGTGCAGATGGTCGATGACGTGCAGTGGTTCCGGGTGAGCGACGAAGGCGCGGCACCCGGCGCCGCCGCTGCGGGCACACCGGATCAGGCGAGGAGCACGTGGTACGCGGTGGACCGAGCGGTCTACGTGGCGCTGACCCTGCCCGCAGGTTCCGGGCCGACGCCCATTCAGCTGATCTCGGCGCAGATCACTCGAACCATGCCGGTCCGGCCGCCGGATCCGGGGCCGTTGCGCTGAGTCGATTCGCTTCGCTCCTCACGTGCGCTAGCGCAGGCCGGTTCCGCGGGCAAGCGCCGTCTCGACCATGGCCGCCAGCAGGGTCGGATAGTTCACCCCACTGGCCGCCCACATCCGCGGGAACATCGAGATGGTGGTGAATCCGGGCATGGTGTTGATCTCGTTGATCACCGGCCCGTCGTTGGTGAGGAAGAAGTCCACGCGCGCGAGTCCCTGGCCATCGAGCGCGGTGAACGCGCGTACGGCGAGACGGCGGATCTCCTCGGCGATGTCGTCATCGAGCTTGGCCGGCACATCCAGTTCGGCGGCGTCGACGAGATATTTGGTGGCGAAGTCGTAGAAGCCGTCTTCACGACCGCGCACGCCGGCCACCCGGATCTCCCCCACGGTGCTGGCTTCCACAGAGCCATCAGGGAATTCGAGGACACCACATTCCAGTTCCCGCCCCGGGATCGCGGCCTCGACGATGACCTTCGGGTCATGGCGGCGAGCCAGCTCGATCGCTGCGGGTAGCTCGTCCCACGTAGTCACGCGGCTGACACCGATCGAGGATCCACCGCGGGACGGCTTGACGAACACTGGCAGCCCCAGCCGCTCGCGTTGCTCCAGATCTATAGTGGCGTCCTTGGGCCGCAGCACGGCATGGTCGCCGATGGGCAGCCCCTCGGCCGCAAGCAGTTTCTTGGTGAATTCCTTGTCCATCCCGGCCGCGCTGGAGAACACCCCGGAGCCGACATAGGGCACCCCGGCCAGCTCGAGCAGACCCTGGATGGTGCCGTCCTCGCCGTAGGGCCCGTGCAGTACGGGGAACACCACGTCGACGGCGGCCAGCACCCGCCCCGGACCAGAGCCCAGCGACAGCAGCTGGCCGCTGCGGCACGGATCGGCGGGCAGTGCCAGCGCGGTACCGGAGGTGTCGGTGACGCCGGGCAGCTGGCCGTCGGTGATGGCCAGGGTCTCCGGACTGCCGTCGGTGAGCATCCAGGAACCCTCGGGGGTGATGCCGACGGCCACCACCTCGAAGCGTTCCGGGTCGAGGTTGCGCAAAATGCTGCCCGCCGACACACAGGAAATGGCATGTTCGGAGCTACGTCCGCCGTAGACGACGGCAACGCGGACGCGGGATCCGGGCTGATTGCGGGCAGTCACAACCTAGAGAGGCTACCGCCCTGGCCGGACTTCGCCCTTCAGTGCGTCCTGACCTGCGGTTCTACCCGAG encodes:
- the recG gene encoding ATP-dependent DNA helicase RecG, translating into MAGLSDRLDLVIGAKSAKPLEEHFGIRTVNDLLRHYPRKYSDGMTVRGEGEALDLEEGEHVTFIEVVTETKEGTMKPVFDKKTGRQKTRKWLRVTLGKHRPAVTATFFNAGWMMDKLPVDTRLMLSGEVKYFRNTLQLDHPAFLVLDSPSGKQFGTKSLKTIATASGASGDDMLAAFEREFFPIYPACAKVQSWDIYSCVRQVLDVLDPVPDPLPESFVRQRNLMSEDEALRAIHLAENATQRDRAAERLTYDEAIGLQWGLVARRHGELSESGMQAPWTDDGLAAELLRTLPFELTVGQREVLDVVSAELASTRPMNRMLQGEVGSGKTIVSLLAMLQMVDAGYQCALLAPTEVLAAQHARSVREALGPLAMAGELGGAEHGTRVALLTGSMSAAQKRQVREEVVSGAAGIVIGTHALLQDAVEFANLGMVVVDEQHRFGVEQRDTLRAKAREGYTPHLLVMTATPIPRTVALTVYGDLETSTLRELPRGRQPITSNTIFVSQKPAWLDRAWARIREEVAAGRQAYVVASRIDESDKDTKESKDGRQAGPPPVTVIDLFDGLQRGPLSGLRLGLMHGRLPGDEKDAVMSAFRAGELDVLVCTTVIEVGVDVPNATVMVVMDADRFGISQLHQLRGRIGRGQHPSLCLLATRLPESSKAGERIKAVAATLDGFALADLDLDERREGDVLGLNQSGRTINLRFLSLREHLEVITDAREYCESFYEQDPNNAGMGLLAAQFVETDRVEYLDKS
- a CDS encoding thiamine-phosphate kinase, with the translated sequence MAGENSPDTLAGVGEFTVIDRLVAGREQPATVALGPGDDAAVVRADDGRTAVSVDMLVQDRHFRLDWSAPHDIGRKAIAQNAADIEAMGARATAFVVAFGAPADTASTAAVELADGMWDEAHRLGAGIVGGDLVRAPLWVISVTVLGDLEGRSPVLRSTARAGDTVAVVGELGQSAAGYALWHNGIDQYPELRRRHLVPVPPYGQGAVAARAGATSMTDVSDGLLADLGHIATASGVVIDLCADALAADCAAVAAAASVIGADPLEWVLGGGEDHALVATFAGSVPDGWRVIGRVIDGPARVLVDGDAWAGKPGWQSFD
- a CDS encoding DAK2 domain-containing protein, whose product is MAARRLDASALRAWAHTAVEDLIAHTDEINRLNVFPVPDADTGTNMLFTMRSAWVQVDAEPAGDVAQVAAALAAGALQGARGNSGVILSQILSAVAEVIASAAVQRAGDLADIDGVLFGAALRHAVALVVASMDEPVSGTIVSVLQAAAGAAEHCAADGADIAAVSVAAAEAAAAALDRTPHQLDVLAEAGVVDSGGRGLLVLLDAMTSTIAGCAPHRPAYQPSAQPTRTVTATAAPPQFEVMYLLSGCGSGAVEELRAGLEQLGESVTIATFGGTEYSVHVHVDDAGAAVEAGLAVGTLSRIQITALLGGVGAIPAAGWSRERAVLAVVDGDGGAELFAGEGAAILRSRDAEPISAKQLLRALVDTGAAQVMVLPNGYVAAEELVAGCTAAIGWGIDVVPVPTASMVQGLVALAVHDGARQAVDDGYAMARAAAGMRHGAVRVATEEALTWAGTCKPGDGLGIAGDEVLIVGPDITAAAAGLIDLLLMAGGELITVLTGDGVTCDVGRALQEHVHSKHLGAELVTYHTGHRGDALLIGVE
- a CDS encoding uracil-DNA glycosylase, which codes for MTADASSSTTARPLSELVEAGWARALEPVGPQVAQMGEFLREELSFGRRYLPAGQNVLRAFSFPFDQVRVLIVGQDPYPTPGHAVGLSFSVAPDVRPLPRSLANIFTEYTEDLGYPQPSTGDLTPWAQRGVLLLNRVLTVRPGTPASHRGKGWEAVTECAIRALVARQQPMVAVLWGRDASTLKPMLAEGDCATIESPHPSPLSASRGFFGSRPFSRANELLQQKGAEPIDWRLP
- the rpmB gene encoding 50S ribosomal protein L28; amino-acid sequence: MAAVCDICGKAPGFGKSVSHSHRRTSRRWDPNIQSVRAVARPGGNKQRVNACTSCIKAGKVSRG